The following proteins are encoded in a genomic region of Roseisolibacter agri:
- a CDS encoding ABC transporter ATP-binding protein — MPYRTRLAVGLVLVVASAAMGSVVPWLLRSAIDALRAGAPAARLWTLAGTMVGLSLVGGFGRFWMREILNGISREVETDLRDTVFGHLLSLDAAALAPWRTGELMARLTNDLSAVRMAAGPAIMYLTNTIAGGAFALVFMLRIDARLTGLALLPMALLPVVMIRLGRLVHDRFEAVQEHFGAMTTRVQENLSGTRVVRAYRQEEAEEERFGAANAEYVRRNLALARLNGVMNPAFGLLAGLGSVVVLGVGGGLAVRGTISVGAFVAFGLYLGMLTWPLIALGWVTNLFQRGAASMARIVEVLDTRATIASAATPAALPPLADGAVARTGRRLQFRDVGFHFPSLRSGQVGSESEGETRWALRHVSFDLPPGGLLGVVGAIGSGKTALLELVPRLWDPQEGEILLDGVPLRALPLDVLRREIGFVPQESLLFSDTVGANIAYGLEANDRESSVLGARRSALASRTDEASAERRAPNSEEPSAVTAAEEATSGVSDPDPVVRWAADVAQLDETVAGFPAGYATMLGERGVNLSGGQKQRAAIARALARHPSVVLLDDALSAVDTHTEAAILGALRSALAGRTTLIASHRISAVRDASWILVLEEGQVVEQGRHDELVALGGRYAAIVRRQRLEEDVEQRASELSDADALVGDPASPS; from the coding sequence GTGCCCTACCGCACACGATTGGCGGTCGGGCTCGTGCTCGTGGTGGCCTCGGCCGCCATGGGCAGCGTCGTGCCGTGGCTGCTGCGGTCCGCGATCGACGCCCTGCGCGCGGGCGCGCCGGCCGCGCGGCTCTGGACGCTCGCGGGCACGATGGTCGGGCTCTCGCTCGTGGGCGGCTTCGGCCGCTTCTGGATGCGCGAGATCCTCAACGGCATCAGCCGCGAGGTCGAGACGGACCTGCGTGACACCGTCTTCGGACACCTGCTGTCCCTCGACGCGGCCGCGCTGGCGCCGTGGCGCACCGGCGAGCTGATGGCGCGCCTCACGAACGACCTGAGCGCGGTACGCATGGCCGCCGGCCCGGCGATCATGTACCTCACGAACACGATCGCGGGCGGCGCCTTCGCGCTCGTGTTCATGCTGCGCATCGACGCGCGGCTCACGGGCCTCGCGCTCCTGCCGATGGCGCTCCTGCCGGTGGTGATGATCCGCCTCGGCCGCCTGGTCCACGACCGCTTCGAGGCGGTGCAGGAGCACTTCGGCGCGATGACGACGCGCGTGCAGGAGAACCTCTCGGGGACGCGCGTCGTGCGCGCCTACCGGCAGGAGGAAGCCGAGGAGGAGCGCTTCGGCGCGGCGAACGCGGAGTACGTGCGGCGCAACCTCGCGCTCGCGCGGCTGAACGGCGTGATGAACCCCGCGTTCGGCCTGCTCGCGGGGCTCGGCTCGGTCGTCGTGCTGGGCGTCGGCGGCGGGCTCGCGGTGCGCGGCACGATCAGCGTCGGCGCCTTCGTCGCCTTCGGCCTCTACCTCGGCATGCTCACCTGGCCGCTGATCGCGCTGGGTTGGGTGACGAACCTCTTCCAGCGCGGTGCCGCGTCGATGGCGCGCATCGTCGAGGTGCTGGACACGCGCGCGACGATCGCGAGTGCCGCGACGCCGGCCGCGCTGCCGCCGCTCGCCGACGGGGCGGTCGCGCGCACCGGGCGCCGGCTGCAGTTCCGCGACGTCGGCTTCCACTTTCCCTCGCTGCGCTCGGGACAGGTCGGGTCTGAGTCTGAGGGCGAGACGCGCTGGGCGCTGCGCCACGTCTCGTTCGACCTGCCGCCCGGCGGGCTGCTGGGCGTCGTGGGCGCCATCGGCAGCGGCAAGACGGCGCTGCTGGAGCTCGTGCCGCGCCTGTGGGACCCGCAGGAGGGCGAGATCCTGCTCGACGGCGTGCCGCTGCGCGCGCTGCCGCTGGACGTGCTGCGCCGCGAGATCGGCTTCGTGCCGCAGGAGTCGCTGCTCTTCAGCGACACGGTGGGCGCGAACATCGCCTACGGCCTCGAGGCAAACGATCGTGAATCATCGGTTCTCGGCGCTCGGCGCTCGGCGCTCGCTTCGCGGACCGACGAGGCGAGCGCCGAGCGCCGAGCGCCGAACTCGGAGGAGCCGAGCGCTGTCACGGCGGCGGAAGAAGCCACCAGCGGCGTCTCCGATCCCGATCCGGTCGTCCGTTGGGCCGCCGACGTCGCCCAGCTCGACGAGACGGTCGCGGGCTTCCCGGCCGGCTACGCGACGATGCTCGGCGAGCGCGGCGTGAACCTCTCCGGCGGACAGAAGCAGCGCGCCGCGATCGCGCGCGCCCTCGCTCGCCATCCGAGCGTCGTCCTGCTCGACGACGCGCTCTCGGCGGTCGACACGCACACCGAGGCCGCGATCCTGGGCGCGCTCCGCAGCGCGCTGGCGGGGCGGACCACGCTCATCGCCTCGCACCGCATCAGCGCCGTGCGCGACGCGTCGTGGATCCTCGTGCTGGAGGAGGGGCAGGTCGTCGAGCAGGGCCGCCACGACGAGCTGGTCGCGCTCGGCGGGCGCTACGCCGCCATCGTCCGGCGGCAGCGGCTGGAGGAGGACGTGGAGCAGCGGGCCAGCGAGCTCTCGGACGCGGACGCCCTGGTGGGCGACCCGGCGAGCCCGAGCTGA
- a CDS encoding YMGG-like glycine zipper-containing protein, whose protein sequence is MPQYIRRRLPLVLALSAAASMAACGGSEKTDAALQDSALNRDLALANADSAAQPQLTDVPATTPEPAPVTPAPAPVTPAPTPRPTTSRPAPRPTAPRPSTPAPAPAPTTPTRTASGNTVTPATGGAGTAERTGTGSLPAGTQLSLTSNSRVCTNTHKVGDRFTATVSDAVTGANGARVPAGATATVEVTKLDRSENVRDKIEMGFRVVALTFGGRTYAVDAATESADVSRVRNQPASKDRQKVIGGAVIGAIAGQVIGKDTKGTIIGAATGAAAGAATAAATANYEGCLNDGARIAVRLTDAVQVRL, encoded by the coding sequence ATGCCCCAATATATCCGTCGCCGTCTGCCGCTCGTGCTCGCGCTGTCCGCCGCCGCGTCGATGGCCGCCTGCGGTGGCAGCGAGAAGACCGACGCCGCGCTGCAGGACTCCGCGCTCAACCGCGACCTCGCGCTGGCGAACGCCGACAGCGCCGCGCAGCCGCAGCTGACCGACGTGCCGGCCACGACCCCGGAGCCCGCGCCCGTGACGCCCGCGCCGGCTCCCGTGACGCCCGCGCCGACCCCGCGGCCGACGACCTCGCGCCCGGCGCCGCGGCCCACCGCGCCGCGTCCGTCGACGCCGGCTCCCGCGCCGGCCCCCACGACGCCCACGCGCACGGCGAGCGGCAACACGGTGACGCCCGCGACGGGCGGTGCGGGCACCGCGGAGCGCACCGGCACGGGCAGCCTGCCCGCCGGCACGCAGCTCTCGCTGACGTCGAACAGCCGCGTGTGCACCAACACGCACAAGGTCGGCGACCGCTTCACGGCCACGGTCAGCGACGCGGTGACGGGCGCCAACGGCGCGCGCGTGCCCGCCGGCGCGACGGCGACCGTCGAGGTGACGAAGCTCGATCGCAGCGAGAACGTGCGCGACAAGATCGAGATGGGCTTCCGCGTCGTCGCGCTGACGTTCGGCGGGCGCACGTACGCGGTGGACGCCGCGACCGAGAGCGCGGACGTGAGCCGCGTGCGCAACCAGCCCGCGAGCAAGGACCGCCAGAAGGTGATCGGCGGCGCGGTCATCGGCGCCATCGCGGGCCAGGTGATCGGCAAGGACACGAAGGGCACGATCATCGGCGCGGCGACCGGTGCGGCGGCGGGTGCCGCGACGGCGGCGGCGACCGCGAACTACGAGGGGTGCCTGAACGACGGCGCCCGGATCGCGGTCCGGCTGACGGACGCGGTGCAGGTGCGGCTCTGA
- a CDS encoding serine/threonine-protein kinase — MPQTARSCPSCKTPLPTYAAFCYACGTATPAGIDRQTGEYVVPEISGITMDEVLPKLRRLLGPTYELGERIGSGGFAEVFLARDLRLKREVAVKVTRPDFAVNAQMMQRFRREAEVIAALRHPHIMPIYDLGEADGIAYIVMPYIRGESLKARMDRVGRLPVESARAILMQAADALSTAHEAEIVHRDVKPDNIMLDRRDDQVLLMDFGIAKAIEAGADGHSISLTSTGLVMGTPHYMAPEQAAGERTIDARADQYSLAVVAYRMLAGVLPFDGPSVRAILAKQLVGAATPLHSIAKDAPPALVAAIERAMAKDPEDRFPSVRAFMDAVKSDPSYAAEVLRTTGSVPPYTPHLAIPAQPAPATSKTRAAAWLAATLVIVGGVGATVWSRTSAGAAGAAGAAGGIASDSALPLPVENVIPPTGTLRASGDSAAGALADSVSPADSLARALAADSQTVRRAGLTMGTPAATAYLNGVRLLKRRSCEAWAANPRWTADASVACAASARQAPDRPATLRTLGTLAERAGRMDSAAAWFQQASEKGDVESSAQLARMLDEGRGVPADPARAATLLRRAADGGHVASQRTLAERLARGAGVPRDEASAMAWYGRAAGSGDVTSMLALGNAYKDGRGVKKNEGEAVTWWQKAAAQGDSAAQYRLGMAYLGGRGVPKSDSQAIEWHRKAYAQGHKGSEYELRKRKLIP; from the coding sequence TTGCCGCAGACCGCGCGTTCCTGCCCCAGCTGCAAGACCCCGCTGCCGACGTACGCCGCGTTCTGCTACGCGTGCGGCACGGCCACCCCCGCCGGCATCGACCGCCAGACGGGGGAGTACGTCGTCCCCGAGATCAGCGGGATCACGATGGACGAGGTCCTCCCCAAGCTCCGCCGGCTGCTCGGGCCGACGTACGAGCTGGGAGAGCGCATCGGCTCGGGCGGCTTCGCGGAGGTCTTCCTCGCGCGCGACCTGCGGCTGAAGCGCGAGGTGGCGGTGAAGGTCACGCGCCCGGACTTCGCGGTGAACGCGCAGATGATGCAGCGCTTCCGCCGCGAGGCCGAGGTGATCGCCGCGCTGCGCCATCCGCACATCATGCCGATCTACGACCTCGGCGAGGCGGACGGGATCGCGTACATCGTGATGCCGTACATCCGCGGCGAGTCGCTGAAGGCGCGCATGGACCGCGTCGGCCGGCTGCCGGTCGAGTCGGCGCGCGCGATCCTGATGCAGGCGGCGGACGCGCTCAGCACGGCGCACGAGGCGGAGATCGTGCACCGCGACGTGAAGCCCGACAACATCATGCTCGACCGCCGCGACGACCAGGTCCTGCTGATGGACTTCGGCATCGCGAAGGCGATCGAGGCGGGTGCGGACGGGCACTCGATCTCGCTCACGAGCACCGGGCTCGTGATGGGGACGCCGCACTACATGGCGCCCGAGCAGGCGGCCGGCGAGCGCACGATCGACGCGCGCGCCGACCAGTACTCGCTCGCCGTCGTCGCGTACCGCATGCTCGCGGGCGTGCTGCCGTTCGACGGGCCGTCGGTGCGCGCGATCCTCGCCAAGCAGCTCGTGGGCGCGGCGACGCCGCTGCACAGCATCGCGAAGGACGCGCCGCCCGCGCTCGTCGCCGCCATCGAGCGCGCGATGGCCAAGGACCCCGAGGACCGCTTCCCGTCGGTGCGCGCCTTCATGGACGCGGTGAAGAGCGATCCGTCGTATGCGGCGGAGGTGCTGCGCACGACGGGAAGCGTGCCGCCGTACACGCCGCACCTCGCGATCCCCGCGCAGCCCGCGCCCGCGACGTCGAAGACGCGCGCGGCGGCCTGGCTGGCGGCGACGCTGGTGATCGTCGGCGGCGTGGGTGCGACGGTGTGGAGCCGCACCTCCGCGGGCGCCGCGGGCGCCGCGGGCGCGGCCGGCGGCATCGCGTCCGACAGCGCGCTGCCGCTCCCCGTCGAGAACGTGATCCCGCCGACCGGCACGCTGCGCGCGAGCGGCGACAGCGCCGCGGGCGCGCTTGCGGACTCGGTGTCGCCGGCCGACTCGCTGGCGCGCGCGCTCGCCGCCGACAGCCAGACGGTGCGCCGTGCGGGGCTGACGATGGGCACGCCCGCGGCCACGGCGTACCTCAACGGCGTGCGGCTGCTGAAGCGCCGCTCGTGCGAGGCGTGGGCGGCCAACCCGCGCTGGACCGCCGACGCGAGCGTCGCCTGCGCGGCCAGCGCGCGTCAGGCGCCCGACCGGCCGGCGACGCTGCGCACCCTCGGCACGCTGGCCGAGCGCGCGGGCCGCATGGACTCGGCGGCCGCCTGGTTCCAGCAGGCGAGCGAGAAGGGGGACGTCGAGTCGTCGGCGCAGCTGGCGCGCATGCTCGACGAGGGGCGCGGCGTGCCGGCGGATCCGGCGCGCGCGGCGACGCTGCTGCGCCGCGCGGCGGACGGCGGGCACGTCGCGTCGCAGCGCACGCTCGCGGAGCGGCTGGCGCGCGGCGCCGGCGTGCCGCGCGACGAGGCGAGCGCGATGGCGTGGTACGGGCGCGCGGCCGGCAGTGGCGACGTGACGTCGATGCTCGCCCTCGGCAACGCCTACAAGGACGGGCGCGGCGTGAAGAAGAACGAGGGCGAGGCCGTGACCTGGTGGCAGAAGGCCGCCGCGCAGGGCGACTCCGCGGCGCAGTACCGGCTCGGGATGGCGTACCTGGGCGGGCGCGGGGTGCCGAAGTCCGACAGCCAGGCGATCGAGTGGCACCGCAAGGCGTACGCGCAGGGGCACAAGGGCAGCGAGTACGAGCTGCGGAAGCGGAAGCTCATTCCTTGA
- the ggt gene encoding gamma-glutamyltransferase: MTAPAPSSLRARRALALPVLLTLAAGCAPRATTNRGDDALGARRTPTFPAEWRFRPGARAEFGREAMIASNSREASEAGVQILRAGGNAVDAAVAVGYAMAVTYPVAGNIGGGGFMVIRLADGRAATIDYREVAPLAATRNMYLDANGQPTDRSRVGHLAVGVPGAVMGMSEALAKFGTKSLAEVMAPAIRLADEGFVIDSAFWRGLRSDSAKNVKYGGAALFYPGGAPLRPGTRLVQKDLAATLRRIAQRGPREFYEGQTADLLVAEMQRGGGLITKQDLAQYKAIWREPLRTTYRGHTVLGMPPVSSGGTTSFAILHMLETRDTLPTFGSAAYAHLFAEAERRAFIDRNTKLCDPAFCTVPVAELTSKDYARKLAATIDPQHASRTGALMQAPTGLHTTHYSVVDRQGNAVSTTTTLNLGYGSGVYVTGAGFFLNDEMDDLAAAPGKPNAFGLIEGEQNAVQPGKRPLSSMTPTIVLDPRGQVLLVAGAAGGPTIISGTTQVILNVIDHRMTLADAMRAPRLHHQARPDSIAYERNGLTPAALDSLKAMGHGLEQRGSMVNVNAVMRVRGGWEGVSEPRSVGAAVGY, encoded by the coding sequence ATGACCGCCCCAGCGCCCTCGTCGCTCCGTGCCCGCCGCGCCCTCGCGCTGCCCGTGCTGCTCACGCTCGCCGCGGGATGCGCGCCGCGCGCGACGACCAACCGCGGCGACGACGCGCTCGGCGCGCGCCGCACGCCCACGTTCCCCGCCGAGTGGCGCTTCCGCCCCGGCGCGCGCGCCGAGTTCGGGCGCGAGGCGATGATCGCGAGCAACAGCCGCGAGGCCAGCGAGGCGGGCGTGCAGATCCTGCGCGCGGGCGGCAACGCCGTGGACGCGGCGGTCGCGGTGGGCTACGCGATGGCGGTCACGTATCCGGTCGCCGGCAACATCGGCGGCGGCGGGTTCATGGTGATCCGCCTGGCCGACGGCCGCGCGGCGACGATCGACTACCGCGAGGTCGCGCCGCTCGCGGCCACGCGCAACATGTACCTCGACGCGAACGGGCAGCCGACGGACCGCAGCCGCGTCGGCCACCTGGCCGTCGGCGTGCCGGGCGCGGTGATGGGCATGTCCGAGGCGCTCGCGAAGTTCGGCACGAAGTCGCTGGCCGAGGTGATGGCGCCCGCGATCCGGCTGGCCGATGAGGGCTTCGTCATCGACAGCGCGTTCTGGCGCGGGCTGCGGAGCGACAGCGCGAAGAACGTGAAGTACGGCGGCGCCGCGCTGTTCTATCCCGGCGGCGCGCCGCTGCGCCCCGGCACGCGGCTGGTGCAGAAGGACCTCGCCGCGACGCTGCGCCGCATCGCCCAGCGCGGGCCACGCGAGTTCTACGAAGGGCAGACGGCCGACCTGCTGGTGGCCGAGATGCAGCGCGGCGGTGGGCTCATCACGAAGCAGGACCTCGCGCAGTACAAGGCGATCTGGCGCGAGCCGCTGCGCACGACGTACCGCGGGCACACGGTGCTGGGCATGCCGCCGGTGTCGAGCGGCGGCACGACGTCGTTCGCGATCCTGCACATGCTCGAGACGCGCGACACGCTGCCGACGTTCGGCAGCGCCGCGTACGCGCACCTGTTCGCGGAGGCCGAGCGCCGCGCGTTCATCGACCGCAACACGAAGCTGTGCGATCCGGCGTTCTGCACCGTGCCGGTGGCGGAGCTGACGAGCAAGGACTACGCGCGGAAGCTGGCGGCGACCATCGACCCGCAGCACGCGTCGCGCACGGGCGCGCTGATGCAGGCGCCGACGGGGCTGCACACGACGCACTACTCGGTGGTGGACCGCCAGGGCAACGCCGTCAGCACGACGACGACGCTCAACCTCGGCTACGGCTCGGGCGTGTACGTCACGGGCGCGGGCTTCTTCCTCAACGACGAGATGGACGACCTGGCCGCCGCGCCGGGCAAGCCGAACGCGTTCGGCCTGATCGAGGGCGAGCAGAACGCGGTGCAGCCGGGCAAGCGGCCGCTGTCGTCGATGACGCCGACGATCGTGCTCGACCCGCGCGGGCAGGTGCTGCTCGTGGCCGGCGCCGCGGGCGGCCCGACGATCATCTCGGGCACGACGCAGGTGATCCTGAACGTGATCGACCACAGGATGACGCTCGCCGACGCGATGCGTGCGCCGCGCCTGCACCACCAGGCGCGCCCCGACTCGATCGCCTACGAGCGCAACGGGCTGACGCCGGCGGCGCTGGACTCGCTGAAGGCGATGGGGCACGGCCTCGAGCAGCGCGGCAGCATGGTGAACGTCAACGCCGTGATGCGCGTGCGCGGCGGCTGGGAGGGCGTGAGCGAGCCGCGCTCGGTGGGGGCTGCGGTCGGGTACTGA
- the murQ gene encoding N-acetylmuramic acid 6-phosphate etherase, whose amino-acid sequence MTVRESRVTEQRNPRTVDIDLASPLGIVDLMNAEDRTVADAVASQREQIAQAVAETEATFRRGGRLFYAGAGTSGRLGVLDASECPPTFGVGFDLVQGMIAGGEAAMFRAQEGAEDSPEGGARDVDARGVRAGDFVIGIAASGTTPYVRGVLARAKELGARTAIVACSPPPAATLEHVDVPIVTITGPEVLTGSTRLKAGTATKLVLNTITTGAMIRVGKAYGNLMVDLRATNVKLVDRSERIVMEVCGVAREDARALIERSGGSVKTAIVMQKLGVDRDAAERALEEAGGVIRRVVPDAPPPVTAGAGADGA is encoded by the coding sequence GTGACCGTTCGCGAAAGCCGCGTCACCGAGCAGCGCAACCCGCGCACCGTCGACATCGACCTCGCGTCGCCGCTCGGCATCGTCGACCTCATGAACGCGGAGGATCGCACGGTGGCGGACGCGGTGGCCTCGCAGCGCGAGCAGATCGCGCAGGCCGTGGCCGAGACCGAGGCGACGTTCCGCCGCGGTGGGCGCCTGTTCTACGCGGGCGCCGGCACGTCGGGCCGCCTGGGCGTGCTGGACGCGAGCGAGTGCCCGCCGACCTTCGGCGTCGGCTTCGACCTCGTGCAGGGGATGATCGCCGGCGGCGAGGCGGCGATGTTCCGCGCGCAGGAAGGGGCCGAGGACTCGCCCGAGGGCGGCGCGCGCGACGTGGACGCGCGCGGCGTGCGCGCGGGCGACTTCGTCATCGGCATCGCGGCCAGCGGTACCACGCCCTACGTGCGCGGCGTGCTGGCCCGCGCGAAGGAGCTCGGCGCGCGCACGGCGATCGTCGCCTGCTCGCCGCCGCCGGCCGCGACGCTCGAACACGTGGACGTGCCGATCGTGACGATCACCGGGCCCGAGGTGCTCACCGGCTCCACGCGGCTCAAGGCCGGCACCGCGACGAAGCTGGTGCTCAACACCATCACGACGGGCGCGATGATCCGCGTCGGCAAGGCGTACGGCAACCTGATGGTGGACCTGCGCGCGACGAACGTGAAGCTCGTCGACCGCAGCGAGCGCATCGTGATGGAGGTGTGCGGCGTGGCGCGCGAGGACGCGCGCGCGCTCATCGAGCGCTCGGGCGGCAGCGTGAAGACGGCGATCGTGATGCAGAAGCTCGGCGTCGATCGCGACGCGGCCGAGCGTGCGCTGGAGGAGGCGGGCGGGGTGATCCGGCGCGTGGTGCCCGACGCGCCACCGCCCGTGACGGCCGGCGCGGGAGCGGACGGAGCGTGA